The proteins below are encoded in one region of Agelaius phoeniceus isolate bAgePho1 chromosome 35, bAgePho1.hap1, whole genome shotgun sequence:
- the BAZ2A gene encoding bromodomain adjacent to zinc finger domain protein 2A isoform X2, protein METNNHLNFTGLSSAPAASGPKPTPASGDSPFAHSSPLSFPQQGKSLNGGMNVNGFSTVSHPGTSGTFSPGSAPAGAQPLRTYDCLWDYSPYTPAGGGGLKDGGGPPNLGQFPLNGVAGGSRPASPGHGTNLRATGQELWGNGTAGPMGLSFDSQELYDSFHEQSFELMQNGPEGFYATGQSSAVLSSDTQPFPLAPNEPEPSQGDAEGAAKEMPSTTTNTTSSTITENGGGLVGSQELEEAQPDLKICSYNGATATGTGSLGPEGARRCLGEASPIAPRLQDTHILSEDPLEPFESLARDPGTGDLYAMDDSQLVSDKSSLEEPPDLAASPPLHAGPFSLLPASPEPAPLLDAPGSPPALPGDNGELKSGDHAGLRDSGSLELDPPLEPDSPAPSAEEEEEEEEEEEEEEEEEAADSCPETSAAPGEGESEEPALLSASGAGDVPRRRIATQEEVRFPLQHGWRREVRIKKGNHRWQGETWYYGPCGKRMKQFPEVIKYLSRNMVQDVRREHFSFSPRMPVGDFYEERDTPEGVQWVKLSPEEIPGRIQAITGKRGRPRNAEKVKAKEPPATKRGRGRPPKVRMVDLLSKTDARLLKRLEAQEVLSEEDKLKMSKIKKKMRRKAKNKQKQEAKAPRTKEAKKKSKVKEKKGKPEKGKDKARPKEKKAKGARKADKGLLAQRRLEERRRQQLILEEMKKPTEDMCLGDHQPLPAFSRIPGLVLPSRAFSDCLTVVEFLQSYGKVLGLEPARDVPTLGALQEGLLGAAPGAGQLQDLLVRLLQAALCDPGLPPYCQSLKILGEKVSEISLNRDTVSEVLRCFLTAHGAGADLCEGLRTKPFQALPPELKASILVFLINELNSSALIISEIDKTLESMANYRKNKWIIEGRLRRLKVALAKKTGRPESEITGLEDGRRRRSSRLTEDVGLEMEEEEETRGRRSRREEEMDTSASSVPELERQIEKLAKRQMFFRKKLLHSSQTLRAASLGQDRFRRRYWVLPHLGGIFVEGAEAEAVAQEPPEEKMSPLVSPVKEEPAAVPVASRTSCPTPASRARGRPRKSKEELAQHCQPCPVPINGVLEEPEPLGQSQHDLSQSAFLSWLSQTQSSLLKDSVLTPASSPGKGDTGLPEAPSDPMEEEEEEEEEERAPEVVAKRGPWFNLLPRTPCDDRAPLATSSAEPSPRAPAAPRSQSRGEPPKGSARQLNGLPSDDPTAPLLASTPVHAGPRAHGACPRSQGGLEKLQDVPGQPKRRGRPPTKFFKQMEQKYLTQLTEQPVPTEMQSGWWWLRDPEELEAVARALHPRGIREKALHKHLTKHKEFLREVCLRSTTDPIFHPRPDPAATAVSREALAQWSVLDRAYETDLGVLQWVEELEQRVLMADLQIRGWTCPSPDSTRADLRYCEHKVEPLEDITVRSSLRREALPVRRELTNPLDLAVLRLAALEQNLERRYLKEPLWPLHEVVVEKAVLSNPEELGSGSTEISYEITPRVRTWRQTLERCRSAAQVSLCLLQLEKSIAWEKSVNRVTCLVCRRGDDDEHLLLCDGCDRGCHLYCHRPRMTEVPEGDWFCSVCVARAGQYRDPISPRRGKKRKRGRGLGGSPGEEEEEEPSPRRRRPAPRHRRGLPPVSPRCPPGEAPSPARRRSGALRGQPSDLTFCEIILMEMESHEDAWPFLEPVNPRLVPGYRRIIKKPMDFGTMRARLLRGGYSSSAEFAADALLVFDNCQTFNEDDSAVGRAGHAMRRFFQSRWEEFYQGKNPPNP, encoded by the exons ATGGAAACAAACAACCATTTGAACTTCACTGGCCTTTCCTCTGCACCCGCTGCCTCAGGACCGAAACCCACGCCTGCCTCAGGGGACTCCCCCTTCGCCCACAGCTCCCCGCTCAGCTTCCCCCAGCAAGGGAAAA GTCTGAACGGGGGCATGAATGTCAATGGCTTCTCTACTGTATCCCACCCCGGTACTTCAGGGACCTTCTCACCCGGCTCTGCTCCCGCCGGGGCCCAACCCCTCCGCACCTACGACTGCCTGTGGGACTACTCACCCTACACACCCGCCGGTGGTGGCGGCCTCAAGGACGGGGGAGGCCCTCCCAACCTCGGACAATTCCCCCTCAACGGCGTGGCCGGGGGGTCCCGGCCGGCCTCGCCGGGGCACGGCACCAACCTGCGGGCAAccgggcaggagctgtggggcaACGGCACCGCGGGGCCCATGGGGCTGAGCTTCGACTCGCAGGAGCTCTACGACTCCTTCCACGAGCAGAGCTTTGAGTTGATGCAGAACGGGCCCGAGGGATTCTACGCCACGGGTCAGTCCTCAGCCGTGCTGAGCTCGGACACGCAGCCCTTCCCGCTGGCTCCAAACgagccagagcccagccagggagaCGCCGAGGGTGCAGCCAAAGAGatgcccagcaccaccaccaacaccaccagcagcaccatcaCGGAGAACGGGGGTGGGCTGGtgggcagccaggagctggaggaggcacagccag ACCTGAAGATCTGCAGCTACAATGGGGCCACAGCCACTGGCACGGGGTCGCTGGGGCCGGAGGGGGCCCGCAGGTGCCTGGGGGAGGCATCACCCATTGCCCCGCGGCTGCAGGACACCCACATCCTCAGCGAGGACCCCCTGGAGCCCTTTGAGTCCCTGGCCAGAG ACCCCGGCACCGGCGACTTGTACGCGATGGACGACTCGCAGCTGGTGAGCGACAAGTCCTCCTTGGAGGAGCCCCCCGACCTGGCCGCCAGCCCCCCGCTCCACGCCGGCCCCTTCAGCCTGCTGCCCGCCAGCCCCGAGCCCGCCCCGCTGCTCGATGCCCCCggctcgccgcccgccctgcccg GCGACAACGGCGAGCTGAAGAGCGGCGACCACGCGGGGCTGCGGGACTCGGGGTCCCTGGAGCTCGACCCTCCGCTGGAGCCGGACTCTCCGGCCCCGTctgctgaagaggaggaggaggaggaggaggaagaagaagaggaggaggaggaggaggctgccgACAGCTGCCCGGAGACTTCGGCCGCGccgggagagggagagagcgaGGAGCCGGCCCTGCTGAGTGCCTCGGGGGCAG GTGATGTCCCTCGGCGGCGCATCGCCACGCAGGAGGAGGTGCGCTTCCCGCTGCAGCACGG GTGGAGGCGGGAGGTCCGGATCAAGAAGGGGAACCATCGCTGGCAGGGTGAGACCTGGTACTACGGCCCCTGCGGGAAGAGGATGAAGCAATTCCCGGAGGTCATCAAG tacCTGAGCAGGAACATGGTGCAGGACGTGCGGCGCGAGCACTTCAGCTTCAGCCCCCGCATGCCCGTGGGAGACTTCTACGAGGAGAGAGACACGCCAGag GGCGTGCAGTGGGTGAAGCTGAGCCCCGAGGAGATCCCCGGGCGCATCCAGGCCATCACGGGCAAGCGCGGCCGGCCCCGCAACGCCGAGAAGGTGAAAGCCAAGGAGCCCCCGGCCACCAAACGGGGCAGGGGCCGCCCGCCCAAGGTCAGGATGGTGGATTTGCTCAGCAAGACGGACGCACGGCTGCTGAAGAGGCTGGAAGCACAAG AGGTGCTCAGCGAGGAGGACAAGCTGAAAATGAGCaagatcaagaagaaaatgaggCGGAAG GCCAAGAACAAGCAGAAGCAGGAGGCCAAAGCTCCCAGGACCAAGGAGGCCAAGAAGAAATCCAAG GTCAAGGAGAAGAAGGGGAAGCCAGAGAAGGGCAAGGACAAGGCCAGGCCCAAGGAGAAGAAGGCCAAGGGAGCTCGGAAGGCAGACAAGGGGCTGCTGGCCCAGCGGCGCCTGGaggagcggcggcggcagcagctcATCCTGGAGGAGATGAAGAAACCCACCGAGGACATGTGCCTGGGGGACCACCag ccccttccagccttCTCCCGCATCCCGGGGCTGGTCCTGCCCAGCCGTGCCTTCTCCGACTGCCTGACGGTGGTGGAGTTCCTGCAGAGCTATGGgaaggtgctggggctggagccagcACGGGACGTGCCCACGCTGGGAGcgctgcaggaggggctgctgggggcgGCCCCCGGCGCGGGGCAGCTGCAGGACCTGCTGGTGAGGCTGCTGCAGGCGGCGCTCTGCGACCCGGGGCTGCCGCCCTActgccag TCCCTGAAGATCCTGGGGGAGAAAGTGTCGGAGATCAGCCTGAACAGGGACACGGTGTCGGAGGTGCTGCGCTGCTTCCTGACGGCACACGGGGCGGGCGCGGATCTGTGCGAGGGCCTGCGCACCAAACCCTTCCAGGCGCTGCCCCCCGAGCTCAAAGCCTCCATCCTGGTCTTCCTCATCAACGAGCTCAACAGCAGCGCCCTCATCATCAG TGAGATCGAcaagaccttggagagcatgGCCAACTACAGGAAGAACAAGTGGATCATTGAGGGGCGGCTGCGCAg GCTGAAGGTTGCCCTGGCCAAGAAGACAGGCCGTCCTGAGTCGGAGATCACGGGGCTGGAGGACGGGCGGCGCCGGCGCAGCTCCCGCCTGACCGAGGACGTGGGGctggagatggaggaggaggaggagacccGGGGGAGGAGATCCcgcagggaggaggag ATGGACACGTCTGCATCCAGCGTGCCGGAGCTGGAGCGGCAGATCGAGAAGCTGGCCAAG AGGCAGATGTTCTTCCGCAAGAAGCTGCTCCATTCCTCCCAGACCCTGCGTGCAGCCTCCCTGGGCCAGGACCGCTTCCGGAGGCGCTACTGGGTCCTGCCCCACCTGGGCGGAATCTTCGTGGAGGGCGCCGAGG CTGAGGCGGTGGCTCAGGAGCCTCCTGAGGAGAAGATGTCGCCGCTGGTGTCGCCGGTGAAGGAGGAACCGGCTGCCGTGCCCGTTGCCAGCCGGACGAGCTGCCCGACCCCGGCCTCCCGTGCCCGTGGGAGGCCCCggaaaagcaaagaggagctggcccagcactgccagccctgccccgtgCCCATCAACGGCGTCCTGGAGGAGCCAGAGCCCCTGGGGCAGAGCCAGCACGACCTCAGCCAGTCGGCGttcctgtcctggctgagccAGACCCAGTCGTCCCTGCTCAAGGACTCGGTTCTCACCCcggccagcagccctggcaaaGGGGACACGGGGCTCCCCGAGGCCCCCTCGGACCCcatggaggaggaagaggaggaggaggaagaggagagagcCCCGGAGGTTGTGGCAAAGAGAGGGCCCTGGTTTAACCTGCTGCCCCGCACGCCTTGTGACGACCGAGCCCCCCTCGCTACCTCCTCGGCCGAGCCCTCGCCAcgagcccctgcagccccccgcAGCCAGAGCAGGGGGGAGCCCCCCAAGGGCTCAGCACGGCAG cTGAACGGCCTCCCCTCAGACGaccccacagctcccctgcTCGCTTCCACGCCGGTGCACGCCGGCCCCAGGGCCCACGGCGCCTGCCCCCGCAGCCAGGGCGGCCTGGAAAAGCTCCAGGACGTGCCAGGACAGCCCAAACGCCGAGGGAGACCCCCCACCAAATTCTTCAAGCAGATGGAGCAGAAATACCTGACGCAGCTGACGGAGCAGCCAGTGCCCACCG AGATGCAGAGTGGCTGGTGGTGGCTGAGGGACCCCGAGGAGCTGGAGGCTGTGGCACGGGCGCTGCACCCACGTGGCATCCGGGAGAAAGCCCTGCACAAGCACCTGACCAAGCACAAGGAGTTCCTGCGTGAGGTTTGCCTCAGGAGCACCACTG ACCCCATCTTCCACCCTCGCCCGGACCCGGCCGCCACCGCGGTGTCTCGGGAGGCCCTGGCTCAGTGGTCAGTGCTGGACAGAGCCTACGAGACCGACCTGGGCGTGCTGCAGTgggtggaggagctggagcagcgcgTCCTCATGGCCGACCTGCAGATCCGG GGCTGGACGTGTCCGAGCCCGGACTCGACGAGGGCTGACCTGAGGTACTGCGAGCACAAAGTGGAGCCCCTGGAGGACATCACGGTGCGCAGCAGCCTCCGGCGGGAGGCGCTGCCCGTGCGCCGGGAGCTCACCAACCCCCTGGACCTGGCCGTGCTGCGGCTGGCGGCGCTGGAGCAGAACCTGGAGCGCCGCTACCTCAAGGAGCCGCTGTGGCCGCTGCACGAGGTGGTGGTGGAGAAAGCCGTGCTGAGCAACCCCGAGGAGCTGGGCTCGGGCAGCACCGAGAT cTCGTACGAGATCACGCCGCGCGTGCGGACGTGGCGGCAGACGCTGGAGCGctgccgcagcgctgcccaggtgtccctgtgcctcctccagctggaGAAATCCATCGCCTGGGAGAAATCCGTCAACAGAGTG acCTGCCTGGTTTGTCGGAGAGGGGATGATGACGAGCACCTGCTGCTGTGCGACGGCTGCGACCGCGGCTGCCACCTCTACTGCCACCGGCCCCGCATGACAGAGGTGCCCGAGGGCGACTGGTTCTGCTCCGTCTGCGTGGCCAGG GCCGGGCAGTACCGGGACCCCATCTCACCCCGGCGAGGCAAGAAACGGAAACGGGGCCGGGGGCTCGGGGGGAGCCccggggaagaggaggaggaggagccgAGCCCGCGGcggcgccgcccggccccgagGCACCGGcgggggctgcccccggtgtccccacggtgtccccccGGGGAGGCTCCGAGCCCGGCCCGCAGGAGGAGCGGGGCCCTGCGGGGCCAGCCCAGCGACCTGACCTTCTGCGa GATCATCCTGATGGAGATGGAGTCTCACGAGGACGCCTGGCCCTTCCTGGAGCCCGTCAACCCCCGGCTGGTCCCCGGCTACCGCAGGATCATCAAGAAGCCCATGGACTTCGGCACCATGCGCGCCCGGCTGCTGCGGGGAGG
- the BAZ2A gene encoding bromodomain adjacent to zinc finger domain protein 2A isoform X1, with translation METNNHLNFTGLSSAPAASGPKPTPASGDSPFAHSSPLSFPQQGKSLNGGMNVNGFSTVSHPGTSGTFSPGSAPAGAQPLRTYDCLWDYSPYTPAGGGGLKDGGGPPNLGQFPLNGVAGGSRPASPGHGTNLRATGQELWGNGTAGPMGLSFDSQELYDSFHEQSFELMQNGPEGFYATGQSSAVLSSDTQPFPLAPNEPEPSQGDAEGAAKEMPSTTTNTTSSTITENGGGLVGSQELEEAQPDLKICSYNGATATGTGSLGPEGARRCLGEASPIAPRLQDTHILSEDPLEPFESLARDPGTGDLYAMDDSQLVSDKSSLEEPPDLAASPPLHAGPFSLLPASPEPAPLLDAPGSPPALPGDNGELKSGDHAGLRDSGSLELDPPLEPDSPAPSAEEEEEEEEEEEEEEEEEAADSCPETSAAPGEGESEEPALLSASGAGDVPRRRIATQEEVRFPLQHGWRREVRIKKGNHRWQGETWYYGPCGKRMKQFPEVIKYLSRNMVQDVRREHFSFSPRMPVGDFYEERDTPEGVQWVKLSPEEIPGRIQAITGKRGRPRNAEKVKAKEPPATKRGRGRPPKVRMVDLLSKTDARLLKRLEAQEVLSEEDKLKMSKIKKKMRRKAKNKQKQEAKAPRTKEAKKKSKVKEKKGKPEKGKDKARPKEKKAKGARKADKGLLAQRRLEERRRQQLILEEMKKPTEDMCLGDHQPLPAFSRIPGLVLPSRAFSDCLTVVEFLQSYGKVLGLEPARDVPTLGALQEGLLGAAPGAGQLQDLLVRLLQAALCDPGLPPYCQSLKILGEKVSEISLNRDTVSEVLRCFLTAHGAGADLCEGLRTKPFQALPPELKASILVFLINELNSSALIISEIDKTLESMANYRKNKWIIEGRLRRLKVALAKKTGRPESEITGLEDGRRRRSSRLTEDVGLEMEEEEETRGRRSRREEEMDTSASSVPELERQIEKLAKRQMFFRKKLLHSSQTLRAASLGQDRFRRRYWVLPHLGGIFVEGAEAAEAVAQEPPEEKMSPLVSPVKEEPAAVPVASRTSCPTPASRARGRPRKSKEELAQHCQPCPVPINGVLEEPEPLGQSQHDLSQSAFLSWLSQTQSSLLKDSVLTPASSPGKGDTGLPEAPSDPMEEEEEEEEEERAPEVVAKRGPWFNLLPRTPCDDRAPLATSSAEPSPRAPAAPRSQSRGEPPKGSARQLNGLPSDDPTAPLLASTPVHAGPRAHGACPRSQGGLEKLQDVPGQPKRRGRPPTKFFKQMEQKYLTQLTEQPVPTEMQSGWWWLRDPEELEAVARALHPRGIREKALHKHLTKHKEFLREVCLRSTTDPIFHPRPDPAATAVSREALAQWSVLDRAYETDLGVLQWVEELEQRVLMADLQIRGWTCPSPDSTRADLRYCEHKVEPLEDITVRSSLRREALPVRRELTNPLDLAVLRLAALEQNLERRYLKEPLWPLHEVVVEKAVLSNPEELGSGSTEISYEITPRVRTWRQTLERCRSAAQVSLCLLQLEKSIAWEKSVNRVTCLVCRRGDDDEHLLLCDGCDRGCHLYCHRPRMTEVPEGDWFCSVCVARAGQYRDPISPRRGKKRKRGRGLGGSPGEEEEEEPSPRRRRPAPRHRRGLPPVSPRCPPGEAPSPARRRSGALRGQPSDLTFCEIILMEMESHEDAWPFLEPVNPRLVPGYRRIIKKPMDFGTMRARLLRGGYSSSAEFAADALLVFDNCQTFNEDDSAVGRAGHAMRRFFQSRWEEFYQGKNPPNP, from the exons ATGGAAACAAACAACCATTTGAACTTCACTGGCCTTTCCTCTGCACCCGCTGCCTCAGGACCGAAACCCACGCCTGCCTCAGGGGACTCCCCCTTCGCCCACAGCTCCCCGCTCAGCTTCCCCCAGCAAGGGAAAA GTCTGAACGGGGGCATGAATGTCAATGGCTTCTCTACTGTATCCCACCCCGGTACTTCAGGGACCTTCTCACCCGGCTCTGCTCCCGCCGGGGCCCAACCCCTCCGCACCTACGACTGCCTGTGGGACTACTCACCCTACACACCCGCCGGTGGTGGCGGCCTCAAGGACGGGGGAGGCCCTCCCAACCTCGGACAATTCCCCCTCAACGGCGTGGCCGGGGGGTCCCGGCCGGCCTCGCCGGGGCACGGCACCAACCTGCGGGCAAccgggcaggagctgtggggcaACGGCACCGCGGGGCCCATGGGGCTGAGCTTCGACTCGCAGGAGCTCTACGACTCCTTCCACGAGCAGAGCTTTGAGTTGATGCAGAACGGGCCCGAGGGATTCTACGCCACGGGTCAGTCCTCAGCCGTGCTGAGCTCGGACACGCAGCCCTTCCCGCTGGCTCCAAACgagccagagcccagccagggagaCGCCGAGGGTGCAGCCAAAGAGatgcccagcaccaccaccaacaccaccagcagcaccatcaCGGAGAACGGGGGTGGGCTGGtgggcagccaggagctggaggaggcacagccag ACCTGAAGATCTGCAGCTACAATGGGGCCACAGCCACTGGCACGGGGTCGCTGGGGCCGGAGGGGGCCCGCAGGTGCCTGGGGGAGGCATCACCCATTGCCCCGCGGCTGCAGGACACCCACATCCTCAGCGAGGACCCCCTGGAGCCCTTTGAGTCCCTGGCCAGAG ACCCCGGCACCGGCGACTTGTACGCGATGGACGACTCGCAGCTGGTGAGCGACAAGTCCTCCTTGGAGGAGCCCCCCGACCTGGCCGCCAGCCCCCCGCTCCACGCCGGCCCCTTCAGCCTGCTGCCCGCCAGCCCCGAGCCCGCCCCGCTGCTCGATGCCCCCggctcgccgcccgccctgcccg GCGACAACGGCGAGCTGAAGAGCGGCGACCACGCGGGGCTGCGGGACTCGGGGTCCCTGGAGCTCGACCCTCCGCTGGAGCCGGACTCTCCGGCCCCGTctgctgaagaggaggaggaggaggaggaggaagaagaagaggaggaggaggaggaggctgccgACAGCTGCCCGGAGACTTCGGCCGCGccgggagagggagagagcgaGGAGCCGGCCCTGCTGAGTGCCTCGGGGGCAG GTGATGTCCCTCGGCGGCGCATCGCCACGCAGGAGGAGGTGCGCTTCCCGCTGCAGCACGG GTGGAGGCGGGAGGTCCGGATCAAGAAGGGGAACCATCGCTGGCAGGGTGAGACCTGGTACTACGGCCCCTGCGGGAAGAGGATGAAGCAATTCCCGGAGGTCATCAAG tacCTGAGCAGGAACATGGTGCAGGACGTGCGGCGCGAGCACTTCAGCTTCAGCCCCCGCATGCCCGTGGGAGACTTCTACGAGGAGAGAGACACGCCAGag GGCGTGCAGTGGGTGAAGCTGAGCCCCGAGGAGATCCCCGGGCGCATCCAGGCCATCACGGGCAAGCGCGGCCGGCCCCGCAACGCCGAGAAGGTGAAAGCCAAGGAGCCCCCGGCCACCAAACGGGGCAGGGGCCGCCCGCCCAAGGTCAGGATGGTGGATTTGCTCAGCAAGACGGACGCACGGCTGCTGAAGAGGCTGGAAGCACAAG AGGTGCTCAGCGAGGAGGACAAGCTGAAAATGAGCaagatcaagaagaaaatgaggCGGAAG GCCAAGAACAAGCAGAAGCAGGAGGCCAAAGCTCCCAGGACCAAGGAGGCCAAGAAGAAATCCAAG GTCAAGGAGAAGAAGGGGAAGCCAGAGAAGGGCAAGGACAAGGCCAGGCCCAAGGAGAAGAAGGCCAAGGGAGCTCGGAAGGCAGACAAGGGGCTGCTGGCCCAGCGGCGCCTGGaggagcggcggcggcagcagctcATCCTGGAGGAGATGAAGAAACCCACCGAGGACATGTGCCTGGGGGACCACCag ccccttccagccttCTCCCGCATCCCGGGGCTGGTCCTGCCCAGCCGTGCCTTCTCCGACTGCCTGACGGTGGTGGAGTTCCTGCAGAGCTATGGgaaggtgctggggctggagccagcACGGGACGTGCCCACGCTGGGAGcgctgcaggaggggctgctgggggcgGCCCCCGGCGCGGGGCAGCTGCAGGACCTGCTGGTGAGGCTGCTGCAGGCGGCGCTCTGCGACCCGGGGCTGCCGCCCTActgccag TCCCTGAAGATCCTGGGGGAGAAAGTGTCGGAGATCAGCCTGAACAGGGACACGGTGTCGGAGGTGCTGCGCTGCTTCCTGACGGCACACGGGGCGGGCGCGGATCTGTGCGAGGGCCTGCGCACCAAACCCTTCCAGGCGCTGCCCCCCGAGCTCAAAGCCTCCATCCTGGTCTTCCTCATCAACGAGCTCAACAGCAGCGCCCTCATCATCAG TGAGATCGAcaagaccttggagagcatgGCCAACTACAGGAAGAACAAGTGGATCATTGAGGGGCGGCTGCGCAg GCTGAAGGTTGCCCTGGCCAAGAAGACAGGCCGTCCTGAGTCGGAGATCACGGGGCTGGAGGACGGGCGGCGCCGGCGCAGCTCCCGCCTGACCGAGGACGTGGGGctggagatggaggaggaggaggagacccGGGGGAGGAGATCCcgcagggaggaggag ATGGACACGTCTGCATCCAGCGTGCCGGAGCTGGAGCGGCAGATCGAGAAGCTGGCCAAG AGGCAGATGTTCTTCCGCAAGAAGCTGCTCCATTCCTCCCAGACCCTGCGTGCAGCCTCCCTGGGCCAGGACCGCTTCCGGAGGCGCTACTGGGTCCTGCCCCACCTGGGCGGAATCTTCGTGGAGGGCGCCGAGG CAGCTGAGGCGGTGGCTCAGGAGCCTCCTGAGGAGAAGATGTCGCCGCTGGTGTCGCCGGTGAAGGAGGAACCGGCTGCCGTGCCCGTTGCCAGCCGGACGAGCTGCCCGACCCCGGCCTCCCGTGCCCGTGGGAGGCCCCggaaaagcaaagaggagctggcccagcactgccagccctgccccgtgCCCATCAACGGCGTCCTGGAGGAGCCAGAGCCCCTGGGGCAGAGCCAGCACGACCTCAGCCAGTCGGCGttcctgtcctggctgagccAGACCCAGTCGTCCCTGCTCAAGGACTCGGTTCTCACCCcggccagcagccctggcaaaGGGGACACGGGGCTCCCCGAGGCCCCCTCGGACCCcatggaggaggaagaggaggaggaggaagaggagagagcCCCGGAGGTTGTGGCAAAGAGAGGGCCCTGGTTTAACCTGCTGCCCCGCACGCCTTGTGACGACCGAGCCCCCCTCGCTACCTCCTCGGCCGAGCCCTCGCCAcgagcccctgcagccccccgcAGCCAGAGCAGGGGGGAGCCCCCCAAGGGCTCAGCACGGCAG cTGAACGGCCTCCCCTCAGACGaccccacagctcccctgcTCGCTTCCACGCCGGTGCACGCCGGCCCCAGGGCCCACGGCGCCTGCCCCCGCAGCCAGGGCGGCCTGGAAAAGCTCCAGGACGTGCCAGGACAGCCCAAACGCCGAGGGAGACCCCCCACCAAATTCTTCAAGCAGATGGAGCAGAAATACCTGACGCAGCTGACGGAGCAGCCAGTGCCCACCG AGATGCAGAGTGGCTGGTGGTGGCTGAGGGACCCCGAGGAGCTGGAGGCTGTGGCACGGGCGCTGCACCCACGTGGCATCCGGGAGAAAGCCCTGCACAAGCACCTGACCAAGCACAAGGAGTTCCTGCGTGAGGTTTGCCTCAGGAGCACCACTG ACCCCATCTTCCACCCTCGCCCGGACCCGGCCGCCACCGCGGTGTCTCGGGAGGCCCTGGCTCAGTGGTCAGTGCTGGACAGAGCCTACGAGACCGACCTGGGCGTGCTGCAGTgggtggaggagctggagcagcgcgTCCTCATGGCCGACCTGCAGATCCGG GGCTGGACGTGTCCGAGCCCGGACTCGACGAGGGCTGACCTGAGGTACTGCGAGCACAAAGTGGAGCCCCTGGAGGACATCACGGTGCGCAGCAGCCTCCGGCGGGAGGCGCTGCCCGTGCGCCGGGAGCTCACCAACCCCCTGGACCTGGCCGTGCTGCGGCTGGCGGCGCTGGAGCAGAACCTGGAGCGCCGCTACCTCAAGGAGCCGCTGTGGCCGCTGCACGAGGTGGTGGTGGAGAAAGCCGTGCTGAGCAACCCCGAGGAGCTGGGCTCGGGCAGCACCGAGAT cTCGTACGAGATCACGCCGCGCGTGCGGACGTGGCGGCAGACGCTGGAGCGctgccgcagcgctgcccaggtgtccctgtgcctcctccagctggaGAAATCCATCGCCTGGGAGAAATCCGTCAACAGAGTG acCTGCCTGGTTTGTCGGAGAGGGGATGATGACGAGCACCTGCTGCTGTGCGACGGCTGCGACCGCGGCTGCCACCTCTACTGCCACCGGCCCCGCATGACAGAGGTGCCCGAGGGCGACTGGTTCTGCTCCGTCTGCGTGGCCAGG GCCGGGCAGTACCGGGACCCCATCTCACCCCGGCGAGGCAAGAAACGGAAACGGGGCCGGGGGCTCGGGGGGAGCCccggggaagaggaggaggaggagccgAGCCCGCGGcggcgccgcccggccccgagGCACCGGcgggggctgcccccggtgtccccacggtgtccccccGGGGAGGCTCCGAGCCCGGCCCGCAGGAGGAGCGGGGCCCTGCGGGGCCAGCCCAGCGACCTGACCTTCTGCGa GATCATCCTGATGGAGATGGAGTCTCACGAGGACGCCTGGCCCTTCCTGGAGCCCGTCAACCCCCGGCTGGTCCCCGGCTACCGCAGGATCATCAAGAAGCCCATGGACTTCGGCACCATGCGCGCCCGGCTGCTGCGGGGAGG